One window from the genome of Labilithrix sp. encodes:
- a CDS encoding tetratricopeptide repeat protein, which translates to MSDEEPTSADSIRLVVPKRKSPESIRNIAALADDETRVEALLARLEQTPDPSARSRILVEIAITMRDGLDDAEQALEALLEAWRSDPRNDDILDNLEPLVRAQDKWTELMELTRALAGAERVPDRSLAYHEAMVRWLTRDRPDPSLARQWVERVRVIDSTHALVHFMQAALSREHGDLKREIDELDLAVLSTRRKDERLPIHLLLASRYMDERTYNRVEAKKQYEQAHKLFPQMMDPLRGLEQIAVAEKDNHALADVLRRQADAEVEEPERVQILMRLAKLQELEFRRPELAAKTLERIASRSAKLDFLFDDLERCYRAARMWPELLAVLERAAISDDEPEKRAARLKRLGEVLEAKMGDIRAALDTYKRLAGLMPEDETVVTELARLAEKVSDVELAVNCRERLAELTTDPIARARHNLVAGQLLTPIDGKRARRFFEQAVASDPTNAPAWNALLWDARAENDLPRAAHYLEQRANATETPRARATCFVELAEIQQKMGNRPGMLSAYESAFLSDPSNEAAASALLEPWMAIERYEDVEKIIHVIIAAAERDRDGYRAYTARRALTKIGFELHKPDVALEAAFAAFNSRREEDEARRDLVLAASAMRADPAVLKVRDALLVIAERPDGLAPDVRVALGETLASMGESDRAASLYDEVLTESPDNERALAGLSQHHAASGNKVASLALKRQRAMAMADPKERLATLLETAEAFAKIDQEALAAEVYEAARVLAPNDLPILHKLLALYQKASKWVSLFDVLRSIAEVDADPLRRAKTYFTMGQIASVELLDRGTALEMFDRALDVDATQLEAFENIVKILTRTKDWAGLEQMYRRMLARAEARRDQRLSFVLNKQLAIILRDRVGDAQGAIEAIRAATKLVPEDDESQAILRELLSHTGQAQGAVAITLERVLKEPLDPRPYPALFDLLLTQGQRDRALCVASAMTFLDVNHPSATAWRQTYAPPPIEAIVRELGPEGYRYLLHPELDPTLTEILQICAPAVIDIALSRLSLRERMSHPGSALKGQDWLGKVVARAAQILGVPAPPKLFARKTPGPAIAAAPTKPPSLLVYTQSLAGVSREALAFMIGKRVMELTPPLLARALCPSITELKALASSAARIATEQIEPGDQPLRERLKRDDVARIGAAVRRSMMGGGRIDVVRWSQLADVSVSCAGLLLAGDLEAARAAIAIEPQAPGDLSPRDKMRELVAWYLGDACARLRQGLGLAIL; encoded by the coding sequence ATGTCGGACGAGGAACCGACCTCCGCAGATTCCATTCGGCTCGTCGTGCCGAAGCGGAAGTCGCCGGAATCGATCCGCAACATCGCCGCGCTCGCGGACGATGAGACGCGGGTCGAGGCCCTGCTCGCGCGCCTCGAGCAGACGCCGGACCCGAGCGCGCGGAGCCGGATCCTCGTCGAGATCGCGATCACGATGCGCGACGGGCTCGACGATGCCGAGCAGGCGCTCGAGGCGCTCCTCGAGGCCTGGCGGTCGGACCCGCGCAACGACGACATCCTCGACAACCTCGAGCCGCTCGTCCGCGCGCAGGACAAGTGGACCGAGCTGATGGAGCTGACGCGCGCGCTCGCCGGCGCGGAGCGCGTGCCCGATCGATCGCTCGCGTACCACGAGGCGATGGTGCGCTGGCTCACGCGCGACCGGCCCGACCCGTCGCTCGCGCGGCAGTGGGTCGAGCGCGTGCGCGTGATCGACTCGACCCACGCGCTCGTGCACTTCATGCAGGCCGCGCTCTCGCGCGAGCACGGCGATCTCAAGCGCGAGATCGACGAGCTGGACCTCGCGGTGCTCTCGACGCGCCGGAAGGACGAGCGCCTCCCGATCCACCTGCTCCTCGCGTCGCGCTACATGGACGAGCGCACCTACAACCGCGTCGAGGCGAAGAAGCAATACGAGCAAGCGCACAAGCTGTTCCCGCAGATGATGGATCCGCTGCGCGGGCTCGAGCAGATCGCGGTCGCGGAGAAGGACAACCACGCCCTCGCCGACGTGCTCCGGCGGCAGGCCGACGCGGAGGTGGAGGAGCCGGAGCGCGTCCAGATCCTCATGCGCCTCGCGAAGCTCCAGGAGCTCGAGTTCCGGCGGCCCGAGCTCGCGGCGAAGACGCTCGAGCGCATCGCCTCTCGCTCCGCCAAGCTCGACTTCCTCTTCGACGACCTCGAGCGCTGCTACCGCGCCGCGCGGATGTGGCCCGAGCTCCTCGCGGTGCTGGAGCGCGCCGCGATCAGCGACGACGAGCCCGAGAAGCGCGCCGCGCGCCTGAAGCGCCTCGGCGAGGTGCTCGAGGCGAAGATGGGCGACATCCGCGCCGCCCTCGACACGTACAAGCGGCTCGCCGGGCTGATGCCCGAGGACGAGACGGTCGTGACCGAGCTCGCGCGCCTCGCGGAGAAGGTCTCCGACGTCGAGCTCGCGGTGAACTGCCGCGAGCGCCTCGCCGAGCTGACGACCGACCCCATCGCGCGCGCGCGCCACAACCTCGTCGCGGGGCAGCTCCTCACGCCGATCGACGGCAAACGCGCGCGGCGGTTCTTCGAGCAAGCCGTCGCGTCCGACCCGACCAACGCGCCGGCGTGGAACGCGCTCTTGTGGGACGCGCGCGCGGAGAACGACCTCCCGCGCGCGGCGCACTACCTCGAGCAGCGCGCGAACGCGACCGAGACTCCGCGCGCGCGCGCGACGTGCTTCGTCGAGCTCGCCGAGATCCAGCAGAAGATGGGCAACCGGCCCGGCATGCTCTCCGCCTACGAGAGCGCGTTCCTCTCCGATCCCAGCAACGAGGCGGCGGCGTCCGCGCTCCTCGAGCCCTGGATGGCGATCGAGCGCTACGAGGACGTCGAGAAGATCATCCACGTGATCATCGCGGCGGCGGAGCGCGATCGCGACGGCTACCGCGCCTACACCGCGCGCCGCGCGTTGACGAAGATCGGCTTCGAGCTCCACAAACCCGACGTCGCGCTCGAGGCCGCCTTCGCCGCGTTCAACTCCCGGCGCGAGGAGGACGAGGCGCGGCGTGACCTCGTCCTCGCCGCGAGCGCGATGCGCGCCGACCCCGCCGTGCTGAAGGTGCGTGACGCGCTCCTCGTCATCGCGGAGCGCCCGGACGGGCTCGCTCCCGACGTGCGCGTCGCGCTCGGCGAGACGCTCGCGTCGATGGGGGAGAGCGATCGCGCCGCGTCGCTCTACGACGAGGTCCTCACCGAGTCGCCCGACAACGAGCGCGCGCTCGCGGGCCTCTCCCAGCACCACGCCGCGTCGGGGAACAAGGTCGCCTCGCTCGCGCTGAAGCGCCAGCGCGCGATGGCGATGGCCGATCCGAAGGAGCGCCTCGCGACGCTGCTCGAGACCGCGGAGGCGTTCGCGAAGATCGACCAGGAGGCGCTCGCGGCCGAGGTCTACGAGGCGGCGCGCGTGCTCGCCCCGAACGACCTGCCGATCCTCCACAAGCTCCTCGCGCTCTACCAGAAGGCCTCGAAGTGGGTCTCGCTCTTCGACGTGCTGCGATCGATCGCGGAGGTCGACGCCGATCCGCTCCGCCGCGCGAAGACGTACTTCACGATGGGGCAGATCGCGAGCGTCGAGCTCCTCGATCGCGGGACCGCGCTCGAGATGTTCGACCGCGCGCTCGACGTCGACGCGACGCAGCTCGAGGCGTTCGAGAACATCGTCAAGATCCTCACCCGCACGAAGGACTGGGCCGGCCTCGAGCAGATGTACCGGCGCATGCTCGCGCGGGCGGAGGCGCGGCGCGATCAACGGCTCTCCTTCGTCCTGAACAAGCAGCTCGCGATCATCCTCCGCGATCGCGTCGGCGACGCGCAGGGAGCGATCGAGGCGATCCGCGCCGCGACGAAGCTCGTGCCGGAGGACGACGAGTCGCAGGCTATCCTGCGCGAGCTGCTCTCGCACACGGGCCAGGCGCAAGGCGCGGTCGCGATCACGCTCGAGCGCGTGCTGAAGGAGCCGCTCGACCCGCGGCCGTACCCCGCGCTCTTCGATCTGCTCCTCACGCAGGGCCAGCGCGACCGCGCGCTCTGCGTCGCGAGCGCGATGACCTTCCTCGACGTGAACCATCCGAGCGCGACGGCGTGGCGCCAGACCTACGCCCCGCCGCCGATCGAGGCGATCGTCCGCGAGCTCGGCCCCGAGGGCTACCGCTACCTCCTCCACCCCGAGCTCGATCCCACCCTCACCGAGATCCTCCAGATCTGCGCGCCGGCCGTGATCGACATCGCGCTCTCCCGCCTCTCGCTCCGCGAGCGCATGAGCCACCCCGGCTCGGCGCTGAAGGGGCAGGACTGGCTCGGGAAGGTCGTCGCCCGCGCGGCGCAGATCCTCGGCGTGCCGGCGCCGCCGAAGCTCTTCGCGCGCAAGACGCCCGGCCCCGCGATCGCCGCCGCGCCGACGAAGCCGCCGAGCCTCCTCGTCTACACCCAGTCGCTCGCGGGCGTGAGCCGCGAGGCGCTCGCGTTCATGATCGGCAAGCGGGTGATGGAGCTGACGCCCCCGCTCCTCGCGCGCGCGCTGTGCCCCTCCATCACCGAGCTCAAGGCGCTCGCGTCGTCGGCGGCGCGCATCGCGACGGAGCAGATCGAGCCCGGCGACCAGCCGCTCCGCGAACGCCTCAAGCGCGACGACGTCGCGCGCATCGGCGCAGCCGTGCGGCGCTCGATGATGGGCGGCGGCCGGATCGACGTCGTGCGCTGGTCCCAGCTCGCGGACGTCTCGGTCTCGTGCGCGGGCCTGCTCCTCGCCGGCGATCTCGAGGCCGCGCGCGCCGCGATCGCGATCGAGCCGCAGGCCCCGGGCGACCTCAGCCCGCGCGACAAGATGCGCGAGCTCGTCGCCTGGTACCTCGGCGACGCGTGCGCTCGGCTTCGCCAAGGTCTGGGGCTCGCGATCCTATGA
- a CDS encoding Nif3-like dinuclear metal center hexameric protein has translation MKLDALLKVLDELAPLRYAEGWDNVGLLVGDPDADVTRVLVTVDYSKEVAEEARAKGVQLVVAYHPPMFAAVKRAPHAALWVDAVRRGIALYSMHTALDVAAQGTNEFLARVAGVDLASMKPLRPFVGKPGRPEPEGIGLGRVGDVAPAPLGDLVARLKTALTLERVLVAGSLDRVVRRVAVAAGAGGELLGDAIRERADVFVTGELRHHDAMRGCSVVATLHSNSERAAVKELAGRIAAALAGVEVTFSERDADPFAFV, from the coding sequence ATGAAGCTCGACGCGTTGTTGAAGGTCCTCGATGAGCTCGCGCCGCTGCGGTACGCGGAGGGCTGGGACAACGTCGGGCTCCTCGTCGGCGATCCCGACGCCGACGTGACGCGCGTGCTCGTCACGGTGGACTACTCGAAGGAGGTCGCGGAGGAGGCGCGCGCGAAGGGGGTACAGCTCGTCGTCGCGTACCACCCGCCGATGTTCGCAGCGGTGAAGCGCGCGCCGCACGCCGCGCTCTGGGTCGACGCGGTCCGCCGCGGCATCGCGCTCTACAGCATGCACACCGCCCTCGACGTCGCCGCGCAGGGGACGAACGAATTCCTCGCCCGCGTCGCCGGCGTCGACCTCGCGTCGATGAAGCCGCTCCGTCCCTTCGTCGGGAAGCCGGGGCGGCCCGAGCCGGAGGGGATCGGGCTCGGACGTGTCGGCGACGTCGCGCCGGCGCCGCTCGGCGATCTGGTCGCGCGCCTCAAGACCGCGCTGACGCTCGAGCGCGTGCTCGTCGCAGGATCGCTCGATCGCGTCGTGCGCCGCGTCGCGGTCGCGGCCGGCGCCGGCGGCGAGCTCCTCGGCGACGCGATCCGCGAGCGCGCGGACGTCTTCGTCACCGGCGAGCTCCGCCACCACGACGCGATGCGCGGCTGCAGCGTCGTCGCGACGCTCCACTCGAACAGCGAGCGCGCGGCGGTGAAGGAGCTCGCCGGCCGCATCGCGGCCGCGCTCGCCGGCGTCGAGGTGACGTTCAGCGAGCGCGACGCGGACCCGTTCGCGTTCGTCTGA
- a CDS encoding nucleotidyltransferase family protein, whose product MVRPVARQFYEDTLRTLVRRRVPFLVGGALALKHFAGIARDTKDLDIFLRARDVDRALEVLADEGFEVEKCFPHWLAKAWSGPHFVDFIYASANGLCAVDDRWFEHAAGCTLWGVPVLVSGAEEMIASKCFVMERERFDGADIYHLLEACGPDLDWSRLLSHFGEHWRVLLGHLVFFSFVYPQKRHCVPRHVMNALLERAKAEHRPEDVEVCRGTLLSREQYLVDLRERGYADARVAPHGNVAPKDLEIWTDAIGRRP is encoded by the coding sequence ATGGTGCGCCCCGTCGCGCGGCAGTTCTACGAGGACACGCTGCGGACCTTGGTCCGCCGCCGCGTTCCCTTCCTCGTCGGCGGCGCGCTCGCGCTCAAGCACTTCGCGGGGATCGCACGCGACACGAAGGACCTCGACATCTTCCTCCGCGCGCGCGACGTCGACCGCGCGCTCGAGGTCCTCGCCGACGAGGGCTTCGAGGTCGAGAAGTGCTTCCCGCACTGGCTCGCGAAGGCGTGGTCGGGCCCGCACTTCGTCGACTTCATCTACGCGTCGGCGAACGGCCTCTGCGCGGTCGACGATCGCTGGTTCGAGCACGCTGCAGGGTGCACGCTGTGGGGCGTCCCCGTCCTCGTCTCCGGGGCGGAGGAGATGATCGCGAGCAAGTGCTTCGTCATGGAGCGCGAGCGCTTCGACGGCGCGGACATCTATCACCTCCTCGAGGCGTGCGGCCCCGACCTCGACTGGAGCCGCCTCCTCTCCCACTTCGGCGAGCACTGGCGCGTCCTCCTCGGGCACCTCGTCTTCTTCTCGTTCGTGTACCCGCAGAAGCGCCACTGCGTCCCGAGGCACGTGATGAACGCGCTGCTCGAGCGCGCGAAGGCGGAGCACCGCCCCGAGGACGTCGAGGTCTGCCGCGGCACGCTCCTCTCGCGCGAGCAGTACCTCGTCGACCTCCGCGAGCGCGGCTACGCCGACGCGCGCGTCGCGCCGCATGGCAACGTCGCGCCGAAGGACCTCGAGATCTGGACCGACGCGATCGGCCGGCGCCCCTAG
- a CDS encoding metallophosphoesterase codes for MAAVGDLHCTKESSGLFRPLFQQVETHADVLLLCGDLTDYGTAEEAHVLARELAVVKHPIIAVLGNHDFESGTPEKVSEILHDAGVRVLDGDSVVVGDVGFAGVKGFCGGFGRGTLGPWGEAAVKAFVKEALDEALKLESALARLRTPQRVALLHYSPVADTVAGEPEQIYAFLGCSRLEDPLERYPVTACFHGHAHRGTMTGKTRAGIPVYNVALPLLRRELGNDLPLRIVELDVDVLVAAE; via the coding sequence ATCGCCGCCGTCGGCGATCTCCACTGCACGAAGGAGTCGAGCGGGCTCTTCCGTCCGCTGTTTCAGCAGGTCGAGACGCATGCGGACGTGCTGCTCCTCTGCGGCGATCTCACCGACTACGGCACGGCGGAAGAGGCGCACGTGCTCGCGAGAGAGCTCGCGGTGGTGAAGCACCCGATCATCGCCGTGCTCGGCAATCACGACTTCGAGTCGGGCACGCCGGAGAAGGTGAGCGAGATCCTGCACGACGCCGGAGTCCGCGTGCTCGACGGCGACAGCGTCGTGGTCGGCGACGTCGGCTTCGCGGGGGTGAAGGGCTTCTGCGGCGGTTTTGGTCGAGGCACGTTGGGACCTTGGGGCGAGGCTGCGGTGAAGGCCTTCGTCAAAGAAGCGCTCGACGAGGCGCTCAAGCTCGAGTCTGCGCTCGCGCGTCTCCGCACGCCGCAGCGCGTCGCGCTCCTCCACTATTCTCCCGTCGCCGACACCGTCGCGGGCGAGCCGGAGCAGATCTACGCGTTCCTCGGCTGCAGCCGCCTCGAAGATCCGCTCGAACGCTACCCGGTGACGGCGTGTTTCCACGGCCACGCCCACCGCGGCACCATGACCGGAAAGACGCGCGCGGGGATCCCCGTCTACAACGTCGCGCTGCCGCTGCTCCGCCGCGAGCTCGGGAACGATCTTCCGCTCCGCATCGTCGAGCTCGACGTGGACGTGCTCGTCGCGGCGGAGTAG
- a CDS encoding WecB/TagA/CpsF family glycosyltransferase translates to MAATAQILSLPSRVSVDDLTFDRVTMKDAVRRIVRMARRHDKARYVCTGNLDHLVLAERDPEFRAAYKKADLVVADGAPVVWLSKLAARAAAGVLPERVAGSDLFWELAKVSGEANLRLFFLGGVEGAAAKAAEEVLRRHPRARIAGTYCPPHATFATSEEQARIKRIVRQAAPDVLLVAFGAPKQEKWIAAHKDALGVPVSIGVGGSFEMASGMLKRAPRWIQDIGLEWLYRFTQQPKRLFQRYFVDDLPYLAGAATRALVHRFKGPARLAG, encoded by the coding sequence ATGGCTGCCACCGCACAGATCCTTTCGCTTCCGTCCCGCGTCTCCGTCGATGACCTCACGTTCGATCGCGTCACGATGAAGGACGCCGTCCGCCGCATCGTGCGGATGGCGAGACGTCACGACAAGGCGCGCTACGTCTGCACCGGGAACCTCGATCACCTCGTCCTCGCCGAGCGCGATCCCGAGTTCCGCGCCGCGTACAAGAAGGCCGACCTCGTCGTCGCCGACGGCGCGCCCGTCGTCTGGCTCTCGAAGCTCGCCGCGCGCGCGGCGGCCGGCGTCCTCCCCGAGCGCGTCGCGGGGAGCGACCTCTTCTGGGAGCTCGCGAAGGTCTCCGGCGAGGCGAACCTCCGCCTCTTCTTCCTCGGCGGGGTCGAGGGCGCGGCGGCGAAGGCGGCGGAGGAGGTGCTCCGCCGCCACCCGCGCGCGCGCATCGCCGGCACGTATTGCCCGCCGCACGCGACGTTCGCGACGTCGGAGGAGCAGGCGCGCATCAAGCGCATCGTGCGTCAGGCCGCGCCCGACGTCTTGCTCGTCGCGTTCGGCGCGCCGAAGCAGGAGAAATGGATCGCCGCGCACAAGGACGCGCTCGGCGTGCCGGTGTCGATCGGCGTCGGCGGCTCCTTCGAGATGGCGTCGGGCATGCTGAAGCGCGCGCCGCGCTGGATCCAGGACATCGGCCTCGAGTGGCTCTACCGCTTCACGCAGCAGCCGAAGCGCCTCTTCCAGCGCTACTTCGTGGACGATCTCCCGTACCTCGCCGGCGCCGCGACGCGCGCGCTCGTGCACCGGTTCAAAGGTCCGGCGCGTCTCGCGGGCTGA